In Nostoc sphaeroides, the genomic window TTACACTCTACATTGCAGCTAGTTTGGATGGCTACATCGCTCGCAGTGATGGTGGAATTGATTGGCTGTCAATCCTTGATATAGAAGGTGAAGACTACGGTTACACTGATTTCTACGAATCGATTGATGCGATCGTGTTAGGTAGCAAGACGTATGAAGTAGGGCTTGGTTTTGATAAATGGCCTTATCCAGACAAAAAATCCTTCGTTTTCACCCAGCGCCATCTCCAATCTGATCGTGAAGACGTTACATTTGTTTCTGATACAGTAGAGCCAGCCTTAGCAAATATAGAAGCTCAAGGTTATGAAAACATCTGGTTAGTTGGTGGTGGAGCATTAATCAATTCGTTTCTTCAGCACAGCTTGATTGACGAATATATTATTTCAACTATTCCAATTATCTTAGGTGACGGTATACGCCTTTTCCCGCCACCTAGCCCTGAAGAAAAATTGGAGCTGATTAACTCAAAACAATATTCTACTGGCTTAGTTCAGGCACATTATAGGCGAAAAGAAAACGTTTAAAAATTTATAATTGATAATCATGCTTCAAGTAGTGAGAAGTCCGAGGATCGGCTTCCAAGGCTCGGAACTTCGTGGAATTTAAACACCACCTGAAACGTCACTACCGTTATTAGGCATTGAGTATCAATCCTTATTAATTATGGATTACGAATCAGTGCTTGAAACAACCTCAAGAAGCTTCTGAACAGCTTCGCTAAACTGCTCGTAAGGTGAAACTCCTACGATTGTTTCTGCTAAATCACCATCTTTAAAAATTAAAACTGCTGGAATACTGCGAAGACCGAATCTTTTAAAAATTGGCTTGTTGCTGTCAACATCTACCTTAACAACTTTGGCGCGACCTTTGTATTCCTCGGCAAGTTGATCCATTAAGGGACTGATCAAGCGACAGGGCCCACACCAAGTAGCAGTAAAATCAACAACAACAACTTTCTCTTCACTTCCATTTAAAACAGTATCAAATTCGCTTTCTTGAACGTAAGCAACTATGTCAGTATCTGTAGACATTTTCTAATCCTTTAGTGTCAAACTCAAATTTCAGCAAAAAGCTAACTATACAAACTATACTCCCTTCTGCCTGTTAGATTCACCAGTCGCCTACATTGGTAAACCCCCACATCTGACTTTTGCTTAATAGCGTGGATTTAATAACCTACAACTTTCTTACGTAGGATGCTGCATTAATGCACCCTACCAACCGACATAATCCAAAAGGCGTAGAACCGTCAAGAGTCATTCTCTGGAGAAAACAGTTCTAACAACCCAATTGTGCCTACGAAAAAAGTATAAGTAGCATATTTTATTGGCATCTTTTTTCTTGAAGGTGCATAAAAAGCTGCTATAATACTTTCGATAAAATGGCTAGTCATGGCAAAACGCTCAATCCAAAAAATTGGATTAAGGCTACTTGGCAGATTAGTATTAGTTATTACTGTATAAATATTCCATGATTCCAATCCAATTGCGCTTGTTATAAGGATTGTAGATATAATTTTTACGAAGGTAAAAATGTATCTTTTTATTTTGAATTTTGAATTTTGAATTTTGAATTGATTCATAAGTTTGAAGTTCATATCATTCACAAAAAATTGTTTAAAATATCCAGCAAGACTCGGTGAAGTAACACACAAGTTAATGTGTGGCGACTTACGCAAAAACTTTCTCAAACTATTCGCCCTGTCGCGTCAGTTGCTACCCTGCCTTAACGCTAAGAGCGAACAAGTTTCTTAACCGCAAGGACGCACTGGCTTCTCTATGCTTCTGTGGTAGCCTGCGGCAAGCCGCTTTACGTTTTTCTGGTTCCTATATGTGTTATCTAAAATTCCCCTTAAGTCAACCAATCTTATATCATGATTTCCATTTTTGTAAAAGCATCTAAAAATACGGGCATGGTGTATTAAGCCTGCTGTACCCGTAAATACTACTACCGCAAGGCGGAAGTCACGCATTCACGCATAATTCTATTCCAAGCTTTTGCGCCATAAGAAAATGGTATGTTTATTTAGGCTGTGCTGTACTACAAGTAATAAAGATTAAATTACCAGATATTTAAAAAATGGTGAAATTGTGGAATAATACATAGGTGGTAAATTTAACTGCATTCCATAAATTGATAAAAAATATAAAGCTATGATTACTCAACATTACAATTCAATTCATTTTGAAAATAACTTGCTTAAACAAATCAAGGTTAAAGAAAATCAGCTAAAAATTGCACAAGAATCTAATATGCTCCATGTAGCCGAAGCATTACAAGATGAATTATTAAAGTTACAAAGTCAATTGTCAGAGCCGCAAGACGTTGAAGTTCAAGCGTTGATGGGTTTGCTAGATGATTGATATTGTAAATTTGTGTTGCAAAGTTTATTAAAACACAAAAGCTCTGTAAAAAGGAACCAGGGCATACTGATTATGATGCCTGTGCTTCTAAGGTTTCATAACGCATAATAATTCTTACCTAGTTAAGATATTAGAGTTTTGCTGAGTATGGGGTATTTTTTTCTGCGGTACTGAATGAATTTTAAGAACAGGTTTAATTGAGCGCAGTTGCCTTTGCCGAAGAATTTGAATTTCTCTCTCAATCGAATTTTTTCCTTGCCTAAAAAAGTCTTGAGAGTTATATGGAACTAAGTCACGGGATAAATGTTGAGCTTGTGCTGGAGTCAAACTAGGAAGGGATTGTTGAGCATTGGCAGAAGTTTGTATAGCCAGGAAAAAAGCTGTTGAAACCACCAAGAGTTTTATTTTTATACATCTGGTGAATATCAGGTTTAACATGATTGATACATCCGTTGCGTGAATTATCTTTCAAACCATCTTGTATTGGTCTGATTATAAATAAAATACACTTATTGGCTTATTAATTACTTCCCACAAAGGGGTGAATTAATCAGCGAAAGCTTTATCGAAGAGCAATATTGGCATCAGTCGTCAGAATACAGGAAAGCTAAACTGAGCAGAAATTGCGGATAGGGGACTTCCAAATAAAAAAATACTCAACTACTTCTTGTGGGGTCAATACGGTTCGGTTAAGCCAAAAGACGCGATAAATCGCCGTCAAGACAAAGGATTAATTATTGTACAGACGGCGATTTATCGCGTCTTTGTGATTTAGAATTTTCATCAAAAAACCCTAACCGAACCGTATTGCTTGTGGGGTGGGCGTCTCGCCCGCCCACTAGCCCAAGGCGGGCAAGATGCCCACCCCACAAGATTGGGTAATTTATTTGTTAATTGTTGAAAGTCCCTAGCGCAGACTATACCTTTCCTCAATTGTCTTTAGACGACTTTAGTTATTAAACTGTTGAATTCATTCTGAGGCGGGCTAGATGAGAATGAAATAGCACTTGGAGTTGGGCAGATACGCGATTCGCACCCTTGGCAATGCATCATCTAAATTACTAGTTTAGCAATGGTATCGATCCGGTTCAGTGATAATGCTGTAATAGATATTTCAGTCTGTAGCAGTCAATACTAAATCATAAAATTGTATTTTATACAGGCAGTATTTACCAAAATAATAAAATTAGCAACTTAGCTATTCGCTAAACCTCAGTTTGCATACAGTTGATTTACTAATTTTTAAAATAGGTTAATATAATTTACACTAAAATATATCAGTATTTTAACTGTTGCTTTACCTGTTAATACTTACTTAATATGTAGCACAATCTTTTCCATTATCTTACTCATCGTGAAACCTCTTCTACAGACTTACTTAGAACAAGAAATCTGGATACTAGTACGAGATAAGTGGTATTTCGCCACAATTATCGGAGTTTGGGATGATTTATTGTGGTTTAAACATAGAACTTACAACAAAGATACAGAGGAGGATACTCTCTGGGAAATGGTTGTCAAAATCAGTGAAGTAGTTGCTATTGATAAAGTTAGGTCTGTTATTAGTAGAAAAGCAGACGTACTTATTTCACGGCTATTAGAAACTGAGCAAGGACTAAACGATCATCATCAAGATCATGAACATTAATTAGCTCAATAGTAAAATAATTGCTTGTCTCCTAGATGAATGGATAAAACTTGAGACAAGCAGTATAAATCAGTATGATAGAAGATTGCCGGATCTCGTAGCTCCCTTTGGGTTGGTTTAGGACTATTTCGTTCAAGACATAAACCGCCCAGAACTAAAGTTCCTCTCTTATAGCCCAAGTCCACTTTAGTAGACTAATTAAGTTAGGGTGTTAGGGACTTTTGCAAGAAGTCTCTCGATTCCAGGATAAATTTAAGCACTATTACTGAAAAATTATTTGTGTAAAGAGTAAAAATATGGTTAGGTGATAGTTTTACGAGATATTAAATTTGGGGTGTGATCTGGAAAAAATCAGTATATTATCATACGAGCTTTTCTCGCAATTACCCTGTGAGGGAGCCTAAAACATAACTTGACGGGAAAGGTACAGAAATGAAAAAGATATTAGTTTTTAATGCAGTGCTTATCTCGCTTTTTGCGTGGTCTAATGGTGCGTTTGCTGGAGAAAGTAGAGGTGGATACATTTCTTATATTGTTACTCTAAATGGAGGAATTGTTTTCAAAATTACAGGTGGCGTGGAATCAGGGCGAACCAGTTGCAATACCACAGGTCGTTTTGCTGCTTATAAAGATAGCGAACATTATCAAGCTATCTTAACTGCATTTCAAATGGGAAGACAGATAACTCTTGGTTGGGTTTCAGGACTGGGAACTTGTAACCTGTGGGGTGATTCCGAAGATTTGCGTTGGATTGAAATCAATAGAAATAATTAATTTCACCAGATGTCTATTGTTCTAATTGGTATTAGAGGATGTTTGAAAAGTCGTTGGCTGTATCTTTGCATTCTTACCCCCCTTAATCCCCCCTTGTAAAGGGGGGAAACCGGAGAATCTAGTTCCTTCTCCTTATAAAGGAGGGAAACCGGAGAATCTAGTTCCTTCTCCTTATAAAGGGGGGAAACCGGAGAATCTAGTTCCCTCCCCTTACCAAAGGGAGGGTTAGGAAAATCTAGTTCCCTCCCCTTACCAAGGGGAGGGTTAGGGTGGGGTAAAAAATATTTGATACATCAATAATAACTTTTCAAACACCCTCTTAGATTGTTCAATCCAAAATCCAAAATCTAAAATTCTTCTCACTGCTAAAGGACACGTCCATAACGTGCTATTACTGGATTGGCTGGATTAGATTGATTATTCAGCCAAGCCCACATTTGATCGCCAACAGAAAAATGCCACCACTCTCTAGGATTACGTTGAAAGCCGGCTTTTAACATTACATCTCCCAATAGCTGACGGTAAGTGTGATATTTTTGCGCTTGTTGGTGGTCAAAATTGGCATAATAATCTGGGTGCGATCGCTCTGACATTTCATCAATTGGCGAACCCATATTTATTATTTGCCTTTTATCATCTACCAACGTCACATCCACCGCCGCACCTGTACTGTGAGGAGGCGGGGTTTTTTCATCCAAACTCGGTACAGCCCAGATTTCATAAACCGCTTCCCAAATCTCTTGGCGTTGGTTTGGGGATAATTCTGCATCAGTTAATCCCCTATCTTGCACTGCTTGGGCGAAGCTGTAATCTACCATAAACTGCTGGACTGCGATCGGGCGATAAGCATCAAAAATTTGGATACGCCAATTCGGATGCAGGAGATTAAGATAATTTTGCGCTTGGAGCAAATTTTCAATAACGCTTTTACGGAGATAATAGGGAGAGCGATCGCTATAAGGCGCACCTAATTTTTCATAAGGATGGGGAGATTCCACCGCAAACAATTCTAAAGGAATCGCTATTATCGGTTCACCACACTCAAAAATCGGGATTTGATGATAAGCTCTCATCTAGTCAGCCACACAGGACTTATGAATTTTAAGTAAGCATAGCATTCTGCGTAACGAGTCTTTTATTCCTCTGTGTCCTTTGCGCCTCTGCGTGCAATACCAATTTTTCTCAATCCTGAACAGTAAATCAAAAACTTTTTTTCTAAAGGGTAAACGTTTATAATCTGCTACGTATACAAATTTATATAGCCTTTCCTAATCACATAAGGTACATCATAGCCCCCTCTCGAAGAACCTACGGTGTACACACAAGTCCTTTCGTTCAGAACACGAGCCTTTTCGTTCAGAACACAAGTCCTTTCGTTCAGAACACGAGCCTTTTCGTCCAGAACACGAGCCTTTTCGTCCAGAACACAAGTCCTTTCGTCCAGAACACAAGTCCTTTCGTCCAGAACACAAGTCCTTTCGTCCAGAACACAAGTCCTTTCGTCCAGAACACAAGTCCTTTCGTCCAGAACACAAGTCTTTTCGTTCAGAACACAAGTCTTTTCGTTCTTAAAGTAAAAATTTAGGCAATTGCCAAATCATAATGTAAAACTAAGATTTCATCTGCTCTCAAAGTCGCCATTGCATATTCAGAACCTTGGGTATCAGCAAACTCGACTAAATAATGATATTCTTCTTCTTGCTCATACACTTCTACAATTGTCCCAACTTGCCCACTGGGCAAGCTTTCGATAGAAGTATAATCTGCTTCCAATAGTTGTAATCTCTCAATGGGAATCGGCTTGAGTGTAGCAATAGTATCCAAAAGTTTAACTTTTTTCATTTAACTTCAGAAATGCAGTAATCAAACGTGGATAAACATTATTAGCGGTAGTTTCCCAGATTGTCCGCAGCCTGATTCCGTCTGTATCAGGTACTATCCAATCTACCTTAAACTGTTGACCAAATTGCGTAGTACTTTGCTGAACAACTTCACCTGCAACTGCTGCTGTTTGAATAAGTTCACGCAAAACATCAGCGTTTTCTAGTGTGATTCCTAGAATTGATGCAAAAACTCTAGCTTTATGTTTCCCACTTGGATGTTCTGGGTTTAGACAATAACCTATGAGCTTTTGTACAGAAATCTCTGCTTGCTCACCGTTGGGTAATTTCATCGTCTATGAATATGCCCTAACAGACTTAAAATTTTATCATTAACGGTTTGTTTTTTTAATGCTCAATCAAAATCAAATACCCTTATTAGATGCCTTAAAAGCCAATGCAGCAAGACTCCATGCACCTTTTTACACCCCAGGACATAAACAAGGTGAGGGAATTTCTCAATCCTTGGCTGACTTATTTGGGAAAGCCGTCTTTCGCGCTGATTTAACCGAATTAGCTGATTTAGATAATCTGTTTGCACCCCAAGGCGTTATTCAAGAAGCACAACAACTAGCGGCTGAAGTATTTGGTGCATCACAAACATGGTTCCTTGTCAATGGTTCTACCTGTGGGATTGAAGCAGCTATTCTCGCTACCTGTGGCACAGGCGATAAAATTATTCTGCCTCGCAATGTCCATTCATCTGCGATCGCTGGTTTAATTCTCTCCGGTGCAATACCAATTTTTCTCAATCCTGAATACGATCCAGTTTTAGATATTGCCCATAGCATCACGCCTAATTCTGTAGAATCTGCACTCCAACAACATCCAGATGCTAAAGCAGTGTTGACAGTTTACCCAACATATTACGGCGTTTGTGGAAATTTGAGTGCGATCGCCAACATCACACATCAATATAATATTCCTCTACTTGTAGATGAAGCCCACGGCGCCCACTTTGCCTTTCATCCAGAATTACCCACTCCAGCCTTAGCCGCAGGAGCAGATTTAACTGTACAATCCATCCACAAAGTACTTGGTGCAATGACACAGGCATCAATGCTGCACATCCAAGGTAATCGGATAGATTGCGATCGCATCAGTAAAGCTTTGCAACTTGTACAATCTACCAGTCCAAGTTATTTACTTTTAGCTTCTTTAGATGCAGCGCGTCAGCAAATGGCACTTCACGGAAAAATGCTGATGTCTCGCACTTTGCAACTAGCTGATGAAGCTAGAACAAAAATCAGTCAAATTCCTGGCTTATCCGTTTTACAGATTCCGAGCAAGCCTTATCAAGGGGGGTTGGGGGGATCTCCCGGCTTTGTCGCTTTAGACGAAACGCGATTAACTGTCACTGTTTCTAGTTTAGGTTTAACCGGATTCGAGGCAGATGAAATTCTCGATGAAAAATTTGCTGTTACTGCTGAATTCGCATCATTGCAACATCTCACCTTTATCATTAGTTTAGGCAACACCCCAGCCGATATTGAGCAACTGATACAAAGTTTTACCACTCTTGCCAAAGAATATTGCCGAACAAACTTGACTGTTAAAAATGCTAATTGGCAGAATCTTTTAAGTACACAGGGTTATGCTTTACATTTTTCTCCCCGTGAAGCCTTTTTTGCTGTCAGTGAAACCTTGCCTTTAGCACAAACAAGCGATCGGATATGTGCTGAAATCGTCTGTCCCTATCCTCCAGGAATCCCTGTGTTGATGCCGGGAGAAATCATCACCAAACCCGTCCTTGACTATCTCCAACAAATTCAGGCGATGGGAGGATTTATCAGTGGTTGTGGTGATATTAGTTTACGCACACTAAAGGTAGTAAACTAATAACTTATATGGTAAATTTAAGGATAATAGCTTGAATACATTTCTCACAATGTTGCCTATTTGTCAGATTTAGCTAAATCATACTCTATTAAGAATAAATTTAAATCAATGAAGAGAAAATTTTGGTTAGTAGCAGTTATACTTTCTCTGGTAACAACCTATAATAGAGCCGCTTTTGCTCAAAGTCCAACTAATACTATTGCACCAAGTAGTAACGCTCAAGAAATTGAAAAAACTAATAATATCAAGAAATTGTTCGAGTTAATTGGTGTAAAAAATCTTTCTCGACAGATTCTTACTGAATTATTGAATAATGTTAAGTCCGATTACCCTCAAGTACCTCAAAAATTTTGGGATAAGTTTGCTGCTGAATTCAAATCAGATGATCTTGTAGATGAGATTATTCCTATTTATAAGAAATATTATACTAATGAAGAAATAAAACAACTTATTACATTTTATCAGACACCTTTAGGACAAAAAACAATTACCGTTTTGCCTCAAGTTTATCAGGAATCTTATGATATTGGTAGAAAATATGGAAGAGCAGCAGCCCAAAGAGCGTTAAAAAAATTGGAAGCAGAAGGATATATCCGCCCTAGTAAATAAAGGAGTGTATGATGTTAACTTGAATTTAGAAATGGGTAATTTTTAGGTTCTGCTCAATCACTAATCCTGTCAATAAGAAGCAAAGGAGAAAGATTCTTTTTGCTCTACTGCTACTGATGTGCCTATTTTAACTTGCTTGATAAAGCAACTTTAAACCCAGATCAACTTTGCTCTTCACCTTCTACAATAAAGATAGACTTTATTGAGATTTGTATAGTTGGGG contains:
- the trxA gene encoding thioredoxin, coding for MSTDTDIVAYVQESEFDTVLNGSEEKVVVVDFTATWCGPCRLISPLMDQLAEEYKGRAKVVKVDVDSNKPIFKRFGLRSIPAVLIFKDGDLAETIVGVSPYEQFSEAVQKLLEVVSSTDS
- a CDS encoding M15 family metallopeptidase — translated: MRAYHQIPIFECGEPIIAIPLELFAVESPHPYEKLGAPYSDRSPYYLRKSVIENLLQAQNYLNLLHPNWRIQIFDAYRPIAVQQFMVDYSFAQAVQDRGLTDAELSPNQRQEIWEAVYEIWAVPSLDEKTPPPHSTGAAVDVTLVDDKRQIINMGSPIDEMSERSHPDYYANFDHQQAQKYHTYRQLLGDVMLKAGFQRNPREWWHFSVGDQMWAWLNNQSNPANPVIARYGRVL
- a CDS encoding DUF4926 domain-containing protein; translated protein: MKKVKLLDTIATLKPIPIERLQLLEADYTSIESLPSGQVGTIVEVYEQEEEYHYLVEFADTQGSEYAMATLRADEILVLHYDLAIA
- a CDS encoding DUF6883 domain-containing protein — translated: MKLPNGEQAEISVQKLIGYCLNPEHPSGKHKARVFASILGITLENADVLRELIQTAAVAGEVVQQSTTQFGQQFKVDWIVPDTDGIRLRTIWETTANNVYPRLITAFLKLNEKS
- a CDS encoding aminotransferase class I/II-fold pyridoxal phosphate-dependent enzyme; protein product: MLNQNQIPLLDALKANAARLHAPFYTPGHKQGEGISQSLADLFGKAVFRADLTELADLDNLFAPQGVIQEAQQLAAEVFGASQTWFLVNGSTCGIEAAILATCGTGDKIILPRNVHSSAIAGLILSGAIPIFLNPEYDPVLDIAHSITPNSVESALQQHPDAKAVLTVYPTYYGVCGNLSAIANITHQYNIPLLVDEAHGAHFAFHPELPTPALAAGADLTVQSIHKVLGAMTQASMLHIQGNRIDCDRISKALQLVQSTSPSYLLLASLDAARQQMALHGKMLMSRTLQLADEARTKISQIPGLSVLQIPSKPYQGGLGGSPGFVALDETRLTVTVSSLGLTGFEADEILDEKFAVTAEFASLQHLTFIISLGNTPADIEQLIQSFTTLAKEYCRTNLTVKNANWQNLLSTQGYALHFSPREAFFAVSETLPLAQTSDRICAEIVCPYPPGIPVLMPGEIITKPVLDYLQQIQAMGGFISGCGDISLRTLKVVN
- a CDS encoding DUF2059 domain-containing protein, whose translation is MSDLAKSYSIKNKFKSMKRKFWLVAVILSLVTTYNRAAFAQSPTNTIAPSSNAQEIEKTNNIKKLFELIGVKNLSRQILTELLNNVKSDYPQVPQKFWDKFAAEFKSDDLVDEIIPIYKKYYTNEEIKQLITFYQTPLGQKTITVLPQVYQESYDIGRKYGRAAAQRALKKLEAEGYIRPSK